A genomic segment from Anopheles maculipalpis chromosome X, idAnoMacuDA_375_x, whole genome shotgun sequence encodes:
- the LOC126562967 gene encoding proton channel OtopLc-like, with protein MPGAAATSRVHPPPDDGAFAYAKGSPQRDISEASSAVASARPSPLQSRRGTLDSVELVERYHFAKNPNRSGSRSPSLYEPRRRLSSFGAQKRIFLDLIRKHGSKLSLNRKFSEVSTKTDELTRESRKLQRDRILARNHLGTALSALYAKLLIIMGVTLPVTELVAGGAPQNFHQPFYLYLYGVSILFCTFLYVARWRRQTQLKYLTQCPEEERKSSVVRIPSTTAAHSGSFYLRIGAIAFGIGSLVYSALDFGQYFELDGSDDSGCRNLLVALLPAARMLLCVVQMQFIIASGKDFGLDRHAFVSRFGLMHMLATNVCEWLYVLVEEAKHEIVHLDHSLQQQTNLTASATTGSKQHLPDAHCRTTTIMSTLVHNAAPFLFPCTIEYSLICALTLYELWCALNRTTDPTRKLAPSDRTVTGRPANRLSIDCSSAQRGMFGGIVTLVLTLIVLIMYFVLRKERHLQHAATLEIVVYEIALYSVTLVAVVMAMQRMRDLRVVTQRTKGSAQSPAALPIDCHLLLVTQTGIYIYGIFSIIGTYHTHGQLLHWAILSEVLALAQTSLQTLFVLSTWWRRCKGARQNRTKPGREIVTFLLVANLAAWMVNSLVKSNAGFRPLVMGFYGAAAWAIIAHISMPLAIFYRFHSTICLFEIWKNSYKARYNETW; from the exons ATGCCGGGTGCGGCGGCAACTTCAAG GGTGCATCCACCGCCAGACGATGGAGCATTCGCGTACGCGAAAGGAAGTCCGCAGCGCGACATCTCCGAGGCAAGTTCCGCTGTGGCGAGTGCCCGCCCGTCGCCGCTTCAGAGTCGCCGGGGCACACTGGACAGTGTGGAGCTGGTGGAGCGGTATCACTTTGCGAAGAATCCGAACCGGAGCGGTTCACGCTCGCCGTCACTGTACGAGCCGCGGCGGCGCCTGTCCAGCTTCGGCGCCCAGAAGCGCATCTTTCTCGATCTGATACGCAAACATGGCAGCAAGCTGTCGCTGAACCGCAAATTTTCGGAGGTATCAACCAAGACGGATGAGCTGACGCGCGAAAGTCGGAAGCTGCAGCGGGATCGAATTTTAGCAAG GAATCATCTTGGCACGGCACTGTCCGCACTGTACGCGAAGCTGCTAATCATTATGGGTGTGACGCTACCAGTGACGGAGCTAGTGGCCGGCGGTGCACCGCAAAACTTCCATCAACCGTTCTATCTCTACCTGTACGGTGTATCGATCCTGTTCTGCACCTTCCTGTACGTTGCCCGCTGGCGACGGCAAACACAGCTCAAGTACCTTACCCAGTGTCCAG AGGAGGAACGGAAGTCGTCTGTTGTACGGATACCGTCCACCACAGCGGCCCACAGTGGATCGTTCTATCTGCGCATCGGTGCGATTGCGTTCGGTATCGGGAGCCTCGTGTACTCTGCCCTAGATTTTGGCCAATACTTCGAGCTGGACG GCTCGGACGACTCTGGATGTCGCAATCTGTTGGTCGCCCTACTGCCTGCCGCCCGGATGCTGCTGTGCGTGGTCCAGATGCAGTTCATCATCGCGAGCGGGAAGGACTTCGGGCTGGATCGGCACGCGTTCGTATCCCGCTTCGGTCTGATGCACATGCTGGCGACGAACGTGTGCGAGTGGTTGTACGTGCTGGTCGAGGAGGCGAAGCATGAAATCGTGCATCTCGACCACAGCCTGCAGCAGCAGACCAACCTGACGGCCAGCGCTACTACGG GATCAAAGCAACACCTGCCGGACGCACACTGCCGCACCACCACTATCATGAGCACACTCGTCCACAATGCCGCACCATTCCTTTTCCCCTGCACCATCGAGTACTCGCTCATCTGTGCCCTGACGCTGTACGAGCTGTGGTGCGCGTTGAACCGCACCACCGACCCAACCCGCAAGCTGGCCCCATCCGACCGTACCGTCACTGGCCGCCCGGCCAACCGGCTATCAATCGACTGTTCCAGCGCCCAGCGCGGCATGTTCGGTGGGATCGTAACGCTCGTCCTGACGCTGATCGTGCTCATCATGTACTTCGTGCTGCGCAAGGAGCGCCATCTGCAGCACGCCGCCACACTCGAGATAGTGGTGTACGAGATTGCGCTCTACTCGGTAACGCTCGTTGCGGTCGTAATGGCGATGCAGCGCATGCGTGATCTGCGCGTCGTCACGCAACGCACCAAAGGGTCGGCCCAGTCGCCGGCCGCCCTACCGATCGACTGCCACCTGCTGCTGGTGACGCAGACCGGCATCTACATCTACGGCATCTTCTCGATCATCGGTACGTACCATACGCATGGGCAGCTGCTGCACTGGGCCATCCTTTCGGAGGTGCTCGCGCTGGCCCAAACCTCGCTCCAGACACTGTTCGTGCTCAGCACTTGGTGGCGGCGGTGCAAGGGCGCACGCCAGAATCGCACCAAACCGGGCCGGGAGATCGTGACGTTTCTGCTGGTGGCGAACCTGGCCGCCTGGATGGTGAACTCGCTCGTCAAGAGCAATGCGGGCTTTCGGCCGCTGGTGATGGGATTTTACGGCGCTGCGGCGTGGGCCATCATCGCACACATCTCGATGCCGCTCGCCATCTTCTATCGGTTCCATTCGACGATCTGTCTGTTTGAGATCTGGAAGAATAGCTACAAGGCGCGGTACAACGAGACCTGGTAG